GATGCGGCACGAGACGTCGTTCACGCCGATGACCGGGCCGTAGAACTTGGTGACTTGATCGAAGGTCAGATGCATTTTTTAGCAAGATATGGCGATCAGGTGATCTTCACCGCGCGCCCTTTTTGCACCGATTCGGTTTCCTTCTGGCACAGGGTCAGTGCGTCGAGCGCCAGCTCGCCGGCCAGCAGCTCCGAGGGCCGCCCGCTGCGCACCGCTTTGACCGCGTCGGCAAGTTCCGCCGCGAAGGCATCGGTCTCGCTCAGCGCCGGCCGCTCCACTTTGCCGCGCGCGGTGAGCACGGTCAGAGGCATGCCGGTCACCGCCTGGCCGTCGAGCACCGACGAATCGTAGGTCATGGTGGCCTTCTCGAAGTAGACCTCGAAGCCGTGCGTGAAGCTGCGGCCCTGCTGTTGAATCACGCCGCTCGTGGCCGTGACCAGCGTCTCGGCGTCGAATAAAAACTGCGTGTTGATGAACTCCACCACGTCGCCATGCCCGCGGCCCGTAGACTGCACCGCCCGCGGCATGCCCCACAACAGGCGAATGAAGTGGGCGTCGTGAATGTGCAAATCGACGACCGGACCGCCCACGCTGTGCGGATCGTAAAAATCCTTCAGCCACAGCGGGTTGGCAATGATCCGTTTGAAGTGGCCGCCCAGCAGCCTGCCGTATTTGCCGCTGGCCGCCGCCCGCCGCACGAACGCGAATTCGGGCACGAAGGGGAGCACGTGGGCAATCAGCAGCAGCTTGTTCGATTGCTGGGCCGCTTTGACCATCCGCCTGGCGTCGGCCGTATTGAGGGCGATCGGCTTTTCGCAGATCACGTGCTTCCCCGCTTGTAGGGCGGCCACTGTCACTTCGGCGTGCAGCTTGGGCGGCAGGCAGACGTCGATCAGGTCGATCTTCGGATTGTCGAGCACCTCACGCCAGTCCGCATAACGGGCGATCTTTCCCAGGTCCATGATCGTGCCCGGCGGCCCGAAATTTCCTTTGATCTCGCGCCAGTCGCCGGCCAGCTTCTTTTTGTCGCGAGTGCAAATCGCGGCGACCTTGGCCCCCGGC
The Pirellulales bacterium genome window above contains:
- a CDS encoding Gfo/Idh/MocA family oxidoreductase codes for the protein MRFCRAAGQRGEHDANRVAGTIGPTERARRTGMAECLRGTSGAARLVFDPLVVHQRVDRTGADGIHGDAEHPINCRNPTVGQWWGFPSRSRRAARVRHGHRALVAKSIWPEDNCGHNQPADIRVTRMVRVGIVGIGFMGMIHYLAYKNVPGAKVAAICTRDKKKLAGDWREIKGNFGPPGTIMDLGKIARYADWREVLDNPKIDLIDVCLPPKLHAEVTVAALQAGKHVICEKPIALNTADARRMVKAAQQSNKLLLIAHVLPFVPEFAFVRRAAASGKYGRLLGGHFKRIIANPLWLKDFYDPHSVGGPVVDLHIHDAHFIRLLWGMPRAVQSTGRGHGDVVEFINTQFLFDAETLVTATSGVIQQQGRSFTHGFEVYFEKATMTYDSSVLDGQAVTGMPLTVLTARGKVERPALSETDAFAAELADAVKAVRSGRPSELLAGELALDALTLCQKETESVQKGRAVKIT